From Vitis vinifera cultivar Pinot Noir 40024 chromosome 3, ASM3070453v1, the proteins below share one genomic window:
- the LOC100262225 gene encoding protein FAR1-RELATED SEQUENCE 2 codes for MEIDLELPSGQDDKFNTGSKMNNDIVDVPDGIHVGEDVHAPTIGEQIKENLGENVGEDVIGGGDQVDVNTLGAVSGAINYEPQNGLEFESKEAAYSFYREYARSVGFGITIKASRRSKRSGKFIDVKIACSRFGSKRESSTTVNQRSCPKTDCKASMHMKRRQDGKWTIYSFVKEHNHEICPDDFYYAIRGRNKQSGVVALQKKGLQLALEGEDVKMLLEHFIRMQDESPNFYYAIDLDHEKRLRNVFWVDAKGRHDYSNFCDVVFFDTSYVRDKYRIPLVPIVGVNNHFQFIMFGCALIGDECASSFVWLMRTWLKAMGGEAPDVIITDQEKSLKEAIPEVFPDAHHCFCVWHILRKIPEYLSGIMNQYESFMENFNKCISRSWTEEQFEKRWWKMLDKFGLKEDPRFRLLYEDRQKWVPAYLGKICLAGISRNDLYGSITSFLDKYVHKDTTFKEFLVQYKAFSQDRYEMEAKADYETQQKQPTLRSLSPFEKQMSTIYTHEVFKKFQAEVLGVVGCQLQKERENEGTMIFQVDDFEERQDFIVAWNKTDSNICCLCRSFEYKGFLCRHALLILQISGVSNIPSHYILKRWTKDAKIGRTTGEVSNGLQYRVQRFNDLCKRAIKLSEEGSLSQETFDIAIEALDEALKHCVGVNNSITSVLEPNMLAIHGFLDIEVENHSNNTTKASKKKKAYKKRKVRSDSEGLTIGMQDSCQQMEQLDSRMHTLDNCYVPQQDMQGMELGSREPSLDGYYSAQQNMQGMGQLNSIPPIRDGYFSNQQGMQGLGQLNSIQTRVSHYGAQQSMQGLLQGQLSFRAPAMQGCFDIQDSLQDMEQSVGSSQFHGIVTKHLHGKHLSR; via the exons ATGGAGATTGATCTCGAACTGCCTTCAGGCCAAGACGACAAATTCAACACTGGATCAAAGATGAATAATGATATTGTTGATGTCCCTGATGGAATTCATGTTGGTGAAGATGTTCATGCTCCTACAATAGGTGAACAAATTAAGGAAAACCTTGGAGAGAATGTGGGTGAAGATGTTATTGGTGGTGGGGATCAAGTAGATGTGAACACACTTGGAGCAGTTAGCGGGGCCATAAATTATGAGCCCCAAAATGGTTTGGAATTTGAATCAAAGGAGGCAGCATATTCTTTTTACAGAGAATATGCTAGGTCTGTGGGGTTTGGTATCACAATAAAAGCCAGTCGCCGTTCAAAACGATCCGGGAAATTCATTGATGTAAAAATTGCATGTTCTAGATTTGGAAGCAAGCGGGAGTCCAGTACAACTGTTAATCAACGATCATGTCCAAAAACAGACTGCAAGGCTAGCATGCATATGAAGAGAAGGCAAGATGGAAAATGGactatatatagttttgtaaaaGAGCACAACCATGAAATTTGTCCAGATGATTTTTATTATGCTATCAGGGGGCGGAACAAGCAATCTGGTGTGGTTGCTCTTCAGAAGAAAGGACTGCAGTTGGCTTTAGAAGGGGAAGATGTAAAGATGTTGCTTGAGCATTTTATCCGCATGCAAGATGAGAGTCCCAACTTTTATTATGCTATTGATTTGGACCATGAAAAACGTTTGAGAAATGTTTTCTGGGTTGATGCAAAGGGTAGGCATGATTATAGTAATTTCTGCGATGTAGTCTTCTTTGATACTTCTTATGTTAGAGACAAATACAGAATCCCCTTAGTTCCTATTGTTGGAGTGAATAATCATTTCCAGTTCATTATGTTTGGATGTGCATTAATTGGGGATGAGTGTGCATCAAGTTTTGTTTGGTTAATGCGGACATGGCTTAAAGCAATGGGTGGTGAAGCTCCAGATGTGATTATTACTGATCAAGAAAAATCGTTGAAAGAAGCTATCCCAGAAGTGTTTCCTGATGCACACCATTGTTTTTGTGTGTGGCATATATTGAGAAAGATTCCTGAATATTTAAGTGGTATTATGAATCAGTATGAAAgttttatggaaaattttaaCAAATGCATTTCTCGTTCTTGGACAGAAGAACagtttgaaaagagatggtggaAAATGCTTGATAAATTTGGACTTAAGGAGGATCCAAGGTTTCGATTATTGTATGAAGATCGCCAAAAGTGGGTCCCAGCTTATCTAGGGAAAATTTGTTTAGCTGGTATATCTAGGAATGACCTATATGGAAGTATAACCTCTTTCTTGGACAAGTATGTGCATAAAGATACTACATTTAAGGAGTTTTTGGTGCAATACAAAGCATTTTCTCAAGACAGGTATGAAATGGAAGCTAAAGCTGATTATGAAACACAACAGAAGCAACCAACCTTAAGATCTTTGTCACCTTTTGAGAAACAAATGTCAACAATTTATACACATGAAGTGTTCAAAAAGTTCCAGGCTGAGGTTTTGGGAGTGGTTGGGTGTCAATTGCAGAAAGAACGTGAAAATGAGGGAACCATGATATTTCAAGTTGATGATTTTGAAGAACGTCAGGATTTCATTGTAGCTTGGAATAAAAcagattcaaatatttgttgttTGTGTCGTTCATTTGAATACAAAGGTTTCCTTTGTAGACACGCATTGCTTATTCTTCAAATATCTGGTGTATCCAACATCCCATCTCACTATATATTGAAGCGTTGGACAAAAGATGCAAAGATCGGGCGAACTACAGGTGAAGTATCTAATGGGCTTCAATATCGGGTGCAACGTTTCAATGATCTATGTAAACGGGCTATTAAATTGAGTGAAGAAGGGTCTTTATCTCAAGAAACCTTTGATATTGCAATTGAGGCATTAGACGAAGCCTTGAAACATTGTGTCGGTGTGAACAATTCTATTACGAGTGTTTTAGAGCCCAATATGTTGGCTATTCACGGTTTTCTTGATATTGAAGTAGAGAATCACTCAAACAATACGACCAAGGCATCTAAGAAAAAGAAGgcatataaaaaaagaaag GTACGTTCTGATTCAGAGGGACTAACTATCGGGATGCAAGACAGCTGCCAGCAGATG GAACAGTTGGACTCAAGAATGCACACCCTTGATAATTGTTATGTTCCTCAACAGGACATGCAAGGGATG GAACTCGGCTCTAGAGAACCAAGTCTTGATGGCTATTATAGTGCTCAACAAAATATGCAAGGAATG GGACAATTGAACTCAATACCACCTATTCGTGATGGCTATTTTAGCAATCAACAAGGCATGCAGGGGCTG GGACAACTAAATTCAATACAAACACGTGTGAGCCATTATGGGGCCCAACAGAGCATGCAGGGACTG TTGCAGGGACAGCTTAGTTTCAGAGCACCAGCCATGCAGGGTTGTTTTGACATTCAGGACAGTCTGCAAGATATG GAACAATCCGTAGGTTCCTCACAATTTCATGGCATTGTGACAAAACATCTGCATGGCAAACACCTCTCTCGGTAG